In Candidatus Defluviilinea proxima, a single genomic region encodes these proteins:
- a CDS encoding NAD(P)H-binding protein: MKIAVTGSFSYSGKYITKRLLARGEEVITLTGHPNRPDPFNGQVKAYPLDFDETSMTKSLQGVDVLVNTYWVRFDKGENTQPRAVENTKKLVNAAKAAGVRRMVHISIANPSADSHLPYYWGKAANEKAVIESGMGYAILRPTVLVGDEDILINNIAYLMRRFPFFALPGDGSYGIQPVYVDDLAQLVVEGVYTKDSYIIDAVGPDIFTFKEMVELIGETVGAKRPLIPFPPRLALFAAQFLSLFVNDVLLTPEEVDGLMEGLLVSKEPARCKTRLGDWLEANKNKVGAKYASELAKHY, translated from the coding sequence ATGAAAATCGCAGTTACAGGTTCGTTCAGTTATTCAGGTAAGTACATCACAAAGCGGCTTCTCGCACGTGGAGAAGAAGTGATCACACTGACAGGTCACCCGAATCGTCCAGACCCCTTCAACGGACAGGTCAAGGCTTACCCGTTGGATTTTGACGAGACAAGCATGACCAAATCCCTGCAAGGTGTGGATGTGTTGGTCAATACGTATTGGGTGCGTTTCGACAAAGGCGAGAATACGCAACCACGCGCTGTAGAAAACACAAAGAAACTCGTCAACGCCGCCAAAGCCGCAGGCGTCAGGCGGATGGTTCATATCAGCATCGCCAATCCGTCAGCGGACTCACATCTCCCCTATTACTGGGGAAAGGCCGCCAACGAGAAAGCTGTCATCGAATCAGGAATGGGATATGCGATCTTACGCCCCACCGTACTGGTCGGTGACGAGGATATTCTCATCAACAACATTGCCTATCTTATGCGAAGATTCCCATTCTTTGCCTTGCCCGGCGATGGCTCGTATGGAATCCAACCCGTGTACGTGGATGACCTCGCACAACTGGTCGTCGAAGGCGTTTACACCAAGGATAGTTACATCATAGATGCTGTTGGACCTGATATCTTCACATTCAAGGAAATGGTGGAGTTGATCGGTGAAACGGTCGGGGCAAAACGTCCGTTGATCCCCTTCCCACCACGGCTGGCTTTGTTCGCCGCACAGTTCCTGAGTCTCTTCGTCAATGATGTTTTGCTCACCCCTGAAGAAGTGGACGGTTTGATGGAAGGCTTACTCGTTTCAAAAGAGCCAGCGCGCTGTAAGACTCGTCTGGGTGATTGGCTGGAAGCAAATAAAAACAAGGTTGGCGCAAAGTATGCGTCTGAGTTGGCAAAACATTACTAA
- a CDS encoding amidohydrolase, whose translation MNNFFQQAKSLFPYTQSLRRDFHIHPELGFREIRTGGIVAKELEALGIEVTKGVGKTGVVGLLEGSKPGPTILLRFDMDALPIIEETGAEYASTNPGVMHACGHDGHTAIGLTVAKILNEHKDQLKGNIKFCFQPSEEGTNGEEVGGALMMMRDGVLESPKVEKTLSLHLWNDKPLGWIHVAKGPIMAGAELFIIKLTGKGGHGAAPDTTIDPVVAAAHIITALQTVASRNVDPLRPVVISVTSVHAGSAFNVIPQTAELTGTIRTFDPVVRKLVLERFEQITRGIAASMQCEVEITIKQVTAPVINNDKVAASVAQSARSVFPATEIDETSYLTMGAEDMGYMLEKADGCYFFIGSANDARNLNYGHHHPKFDFDEQALISGVAVMATAAVDLLK comes from the coding sequence ATGAACAATTTCTTCCAACAAGCCAAAAGCCTTTTTCCCTACACACAATCCCTGCGCCGTGACTTTCACATACACCCAGAGCTCGGCTTCCGCGAGATTCGCACGGGCGGCATCGTAGCAAAGGAACTGGAAGCCTTGGGGATTGAAGTCACAAAAGGAGTCGGAAAGACCGGCGTAGTTGGCTTGTTGGAAGGATCAAAACCGGGTCCAACGATCCTCCTCCGCTTTGATATGGACGCGCTCCCTATCATCGAGGAAACAGGCGCAGAGTATGCGTCTACAAACCCGGGCGTCATGCACGCCTGCGGACACGATGGTCACACCGCGATAGGCCTCACCGTTGCGAAGATATTGAACGAACACAAAGATCAACTTAAAGGCAACATCAAATTCTGTTTTCAACCATCGGAGGAGGGAACGAACGGAGAAGAAGTCGGCGGCGCATTGATGATGATGCGTGACGGTGTGCTCGAATCGCCCAAAGTCGAAAAGACGCTTTCCCTACATCTATGGAACGATAAACCGCTTGGCTGGATCCACGTTGCAAAGGGGCCCATCATGGCGGGCGCAGAACTTTTCATTATCAAACTTACAGGCAAGGGCGGGCATGGTGCCGCGCCCGATACCACAATTGATCCGGTGGTTGCCGCGGCCCATATCATCACGGCGTTACAAACCGTCGCATCGCGCAATGTAGATCCATTACGACCTGTCGTAATCAGCGTCACATCCGTCCATGCAGGTTCAGCCTTCAATGTCATTCCGCAAACCGCTGAACTCACCGGCACCATTCGCACCTTCGATCCTGTCGTCCGCAAACTCGTACTCGAGCGTTTTGAACAGATCACACGCGGCATTGCCGCATCCATGCAATGCGAGGTCGAGATCACGATCAAACAAGTCACCGCACCGGTCATCAACAATGACAAAGTTGCCGCAAGCGTTGCGCAGTCAGCCCGCTCAGTATTCCCTGCAACTGAAATTGACGAGACATCTTATCTCACCATGGGCGCGGAAGATATGGGCTATATGCTTGAAAAAGCCGATGGCTGTTACTTCTTCATCGGCTCTGCCAACGATGCCAGGAATCTCAACTACGGCCACCATCACCCCAAATTCGATTTTGACGAACAAGCGCTCATCAGTGGCGTTGCCGTGATGGCTACCGCCGCAGTTGACCTTTTGAAATGA
- a CDS encoding L-lactate dehydrogenase has product MESTWKSRKVVIVGAGAVGSSFAYALAQKGMADEICLVDANSDLASGQALDLAHGLPFYPPVQIHAGSKTDYADASVIVITAGAKQNPGESRLNLLQRNAAIIKAIIDDIISENSQGIIIVTTNPVDILTHVALKHSGWTKNRVIGSGTVLDSARFRYLISQYCNVDVGNVHAYILGEHGDSELPAWSMTNVAGVPVDEYAPKYGNGDWHNERERIARQVKESAYHIINYKGATYYGIGMALTRIVGAILQDQQSVLTISTLLEGEYGVKDVCLGVPCVLGQNGVVSIVEASLIRDEQKALENSANTLREVLNSL; this is encoded by the coding sequence ATGGAATCGACCTGGAAATCAAGAAAAGTTGTAATAGTAGGTGCTGGCGCAGTCGGCTCGTCTTTTGCTTACGCCCTCGCACAAAAAGGGATGGCAGACGAGATCTGCCTCGTGGATGCAAACAGCGACCTTGCATCTGGACAGGCGCTTGATCTGGCACACGGTCTCCCCTTTTACCCTCCCGTGCAGATCCATGCGGGCAGTAAAACGGATTATGCCGACGCCAGCGTGATCGTCATCACCGCCGGGGCCAAACAAAACCCAGGCGAATCGCGTCTCAATCTTTTGCAGAGAAATGCCGCGATCATCAAGGCCATCATCGACGATATCATCAGTGAAAATTCACAGGGTATCATCATCGTCACCACCAACCCTGTTGATATCCTCACTCATGTGGCGCTCAAACACTCTGGCTGGACAAAGAACCGCGTCATTGGCTCGGGCACCGTATTGGATAGTGCACGCTTCCGTTATCTCATCAGCCAATACTGCAATGTGGACGTAGGCAACGTCCACGCTTATATCCTTGGCGAACACGGAGATAGCGAGCTTCCCGCCTGGTCCATGACGAATGTGGCTGGCGTCCCTGTGGACGAGTACGCTCCCAAATATGGAAATGGTGATTGGCACAACGAGCGTGAGAGAATTGCGCGCCAGGTCAAGGAATCTGCGTATCACATCATCAACTACAAAGGTGCGACCTATTACGGCATTGGCATGGCGCTCACACGCATCGTCGGCGCTATACTGCAAGACCAGCAAAGTGTGCTCACCATCTCTACACTTCTCGAAGGAGAATACGGCGTCAAGGATGTATGTCTTGGTGTGCCATGTGTTCTCGGGCAGAATGGTGTTGTCAGCATTGTAGAGGCTTCGCTGATACGTGACGAACAAAAAGCTCTGGAAAATTCTGCCAACACTTTGCGAGAGGTGTTGAACAGTTTGTAA
- a CDS encoding histidine phosphatase family protein, translated as MQLYYIRHGQSVNNAGWGTPNYVESTDPILTDIGQQQAKLLGDFLEKNQGNTDHSEWDPHDHHGFRFTHIYTSLMERAVQTSMPTVRKLPHIPFTAWTDIHESGGIYGRDGAVKDKGLPGKPRSFFEVNYPELKLPESYNESGWWQERPVETEEQAHVRAERVWVDLLARHGDREGQPEHRVAFVSHGTFFVHLLGVILNLPFRTAYLDMQYWFLLNNCSISRISVYKDEVTICYINRTDHLPSHLITG; from the coding sequence ATGCAACTCTACTACATCCGTCACGGACAATCCGTGAACAATGCGGGCTGGGGAACCCCGAACTACGTCGAAAGCACGGACCCCATACTGACCGACATCGGCCAGCAACAGGCCAAACTCCTTGGGGATTTCCTCGAAAAGAATCAAGGCAACACCGATCATAGCGAGTGGGACCCACACGATCATCATGGATTTAGGTTCACCCACATCTATACCAGCCTAATGGAACGTGCTGTGCAGACCTCCATGCCCACCGTGCGCAAACTGCCTCACATCCCGTTCACCGCATGGACAGATATTCACGAATCGGGCGGCATCTACGGGCGCGATGGTGCAGTGAAAGACAAGGGCTTGCCCGGCAAACCACGCTCCTTTTTTGAGGTCAATTATCCCGAGCTGAAGTTACCCGAAAGCTACAATGAAAGCGGATGGTGGCAGGAACGCCCCGTTGAAACCGAGGAGCAGGCTCATGTCCGTGCTGAGCGTGTATGGGTTGACCTGCTCGCCCGTCACGGCGACAGAGAAGGCCAACCCGAACATCGCGTGGCCTTTGTCAGCCACGGCACGTTCTTTGTCCATTTGCTGGGCGTCATTCTCAATCTGCCTTTCCGCACCGCCTATCTCGATATGCAATACTGGTTCCTTCTCAACAACTGTTCCATCAGCCGTATCAGTGTCTATAAAGATGAGGTCACCATCTGTTACATCAACCGCACCGATCATTTGCCGAGTCATCTGATCACAGGGTAG
- a CDS encoding histidinol phosphate phosphatase, with the protein MNLQPYLDFTTQLAYRAGRITLGYFNTSIRPDYKADDSPVTAADRAAEEFIRGEIEKAYPTHAIVGEEFGESKSDTKSVYKWFIDPIDGTKSFMRGIPMYAVLIGLEIDGVIQVGAAYYPGTDEMLCAADGLGTWWNGKRAHVSDVDTFERSWFCCTSHHLFEKRDPTLWKRISDAAYVMRGWSDAYAYLAVATGRAEVAIDPVMNDWDCGPFPVIFREAGGFFGSWAGEEGHTHGESIGVNAALKPKVMELIRKA; encoded by the coding sequence ATGAACCTCCAACCCTACCTCGACTTTACAACCCAACTTGCCTACCGCGCGGGGCGCATTACGCTCGGATACTTCAACACCAGTATCCGCCCCGATTACAAAGCTGACGATTCCCCCGTCACTGCCGCGGACCGTGCCGCTGAAGAATTTATCCGTGGCGAAATTGAAAAAGCTTACCCAACTCACGCCATCGTTGGCGAAGAGTTCGGTGAGTCAAAGTCTGACACAAAGTCTGTGTATAAGTGGTTTATCGATCCCATCGACGGGACCAAATCCTTTATGCGTGGCATCCCGATGTATGCCGTGTTGATCGGGCTTGAAATTGACGGCGTGATCCAAGTCGGTGCGGCGTATTATCCCGGCACCGATGAAATGCTCTGCGCCGCCGATGGACTCGGTACCTGGTGGAACGGCAAGCGTGCCCACGTCTCAGATGTGGATACGTTCGAGCGCTCGTGGTTCTGCTGTACCAGTCATCATTTATTTGAAAAACGGGATCCAACTCTCTGGAAACGCATCTCCGATGCCGCCTACGTGATGCGCGGCTGGTCAGATGCGTACGCCTATCTCGCCGTTGCCACCGGGCGTGCAGAAGTTGCGATAGACCCGGTCATGAACGATTGGGATTGTGGCCCGTTCCCGGTCATCTTTCGGGAGGCGGGTGGCTTCTTCGGCTCGTGGGCCGGCGAAGAAGGTCACACTCACGGCGAGTCAATAGGTGTCAACGCCGCACTCAAGCCGAAAGTTATGGAATTGATTCGAAAAGCGTAG
- a CDS encoding DUF2726 domain-containing protein gives MSDRKTIPLKELEERLPYRLREQFMSTPELALLKVLQSMVRNHYVICPKVGLNDIFYIVRPNENVHFFNKIFRKHVDFLLCEPSTLKPAIGIELVKPVSRNETRETDQFMEDLFLSAGLPLVHIPSNDRYSEDDLAELFKFSILKVKETNTLRTPTKADSVPMCPVCGRMMVLRIHRNGSQAGVKYYGCMDNPHCPGMVEIG, from the coding sequence ATGTCAGATCGAAAAACAATCCCACTCAAAGAACTTGAAGAACGCCTGCCTTATCGCTTGCGTGAACAGTTCATGTCGACCCCTGAGTTGGCGTTGTTGAAAGTTCTGCAAAGCATGGTGCGAAACCATTATGTCATTTGCCCGAAGGTTGGGTTGAATGACATTTTTTATATCGTACGCCCGAACGAGAACGTTCACTTCTTCAACAAGATCTTTCGCAAGCATGTGGATTTTCTCCTGTGCGAGCCGTCCACGCTCAAGCCTGCCATCGGCATCGAATTGGTGAAACCTGTTTCGAGAAATGAAACCCGTGAAACCGATCAGTTTATGGAAGACCTTTTCCTCAGCGCAGGGCTTCCGCTTGTCCACATTCCCTCAAATGACCGCTATTCGGAAGATGACCTGGCCGAACTGTTTAAATTCTCCATTTTGAAAGTGAAGGAGACGAACACGCTTCGGACTCCGACGAAAGCTGATTCAGTCCCAATGTGCCCTGTCTGCGGTCGGATGATGGTCCTGCGAATCCATCGCAATGGGTCACAGGCTGGGGTAAAGTATTACGGCTGTATGGATAACCCGCACTGCCCGGGGATGGTGGAGATCGGTTAA
- a CDS encoding PIG-L family deacetylase, giving the protein MTEQPYHWQTPQNILVILAHPDDPEFFCGGTLAKWAREGHSITYILLTCGDKGFNPTTHPEMTPEKLCAIRHEEQHAAAKVIGAKFVYILSNPDGYLVPDIHIRREVVAEIRRHKPDILVTCDPQNLFATYGINHPDHRACGQIVLDAVFPAAGNLVYFPELLDTGLEPHMPKEVWCSLTNQPNTTVDVTDTWDIKLNAILEHKTQVQDSKALVKRFKSRRTEDSTDEKPRYEEKFRVVKYS; this is encoded by the coding sequence ATGACAGAACAACCGTATCACTGGCAAACACCCCAAAACATCCTCGTCATCCTCGCCCACCCCGATGACCCCGAATTCTTCTGCGGGGGTACACTCGCCAAATGGGCGCGCGAGGGACATTCCATCACCTACATTCTCCTCACCTGCGGCGATAAGGGCTTCAATCCCACCACGCACCCTGAAATGACCCCCGAAAAATTATGCGCCATTCGCCACGAGGAACAACATGCCGCTGCAAAAGTTATCGGTGCAAAGTTCGTATACATCTTATCCAACCCTGATGGCTACCTTGTCCCAGATATTCACATCCGTCGTGAAGTTGTAGCGGAGATCCGCAGGCACAAACCCGATATCCTTGTGACCTGTGACCCGCAAAATTTGTTCGCCACTTATGGCATTAATCATCCCGATCATCGCGCCTGCGGACAAATTGTTCTCGACGCCGTTTTCCCCGCCGCTGGCAACCTTGTCTACTTCCCCGAATTGCTTGATACAGGTCTCGAACCTCATATGCCCAAAGAAGTTTGGTGCTCGCTGACAAACCAACCCAACACAACAGTAGATGTCACTGACACATGGGATATCAAGCTCAACGCCATCCTTGAACACAAGACACAGGTGCAGGATTCAAAAGCATTGGTCAAACGCTTCAAGTCTCGACGGACTGAAGATAGTACAGACGAAAAACCAAGATACGAGGAGAAATTCAGAGTAGTGAAATACAGTTGA
- a CDS encoding DUF262 domain-containing protein: MKASETTFQPIIEGTKQYVVPLFQRPYSWGKKEWDVLWDDLVWLCENSEPKSHFIGSIVTMPTIAVPQGVTKYLLIDGQQRLTTIFVLLVLLRDLSKKAGEENLAEEIQQTMLVNPFKKDDDFFKLLPTQVDRDAFKALIQEEKLDEQSLLMQCYQYFERKIRQGKVDVSSLNKVITGRLSAVGIVLDLDDNPHLVFESLNAKGRTLTQSDLIRNYFFMRIHANEQEKYHAKFWTPMQNALEDSLTEFVRHYLMRNGAFVKQGDVYFTLKDRIGQGNAIDALKDLSLFAGYYTKFLHPHLEQNKELQKALTRLSRMEITTAYPFLLNCYHDFATGQISSDDFLQILKLLENYLVRRFVCNVPTSQLNKIFPLLYGQALKNSPVLVDGVRSVLQTRGYPKDNEFRARLQDAKLYGAGERAVKTKFILETLELAHAHKEIIEFAALSIEHVMPQTLTEWWMGHLGDEWQADHELYLNTIGNLTLTGYNSELSNLPYLMKREQLINSHLELNKFFSAYPAWRRANIEERSKILAELSVTIWPFFGEEDTLNVTGDDVTGKTPKFVTVLGERISVESWRDVQAQTLMKIAELVPELFVNLALEYPRFISKDPARFRRNRKLDNDYYIEVNLSAKDVYRFCIQAMEAIGLSSDDWFVETN, encoded by the coding sequence ATGAAAGCATCTGAGACAACATTTCAGCCAATTATTGAAGGTACGAAGCAATATGTTGTTCCCTTGTTTCAACGTCCTTATAGTTGGGGGAAAAAAGAATGGGATGTCCTTTGGGATGACTTAGTGTGGTTATGCGAGAACAGCGAACCAAAGAGCCATTTTATTGGATCCATCGTTACTATGCCAACAATTGCTGTTCCACAAGGGGTTACTAAATATTTATTAATTGATGGTCAACAACGGCTAACTACAATATTTGTTTTACTGGTTCTTTTGCGCGACCTTTCAAAAAAGGCTGGCGAAGAAAATTTGGCTGAAGAAATTCAACAGACAATGTTGGTTAATCCTTTTAAGAAAGATGATGATTTCTTTAAATTATTACCAACTCAAGTTGATCGGGATGCATTTAAAGCTTTAATTCAGGAAGAAAAACTTGATGAACAAAGTCTGTTGATGCAATGCTATCAATACTTTGAACGAAAAATACGACAAGGCAAAGTAGATGTTTCGAGTCTAAATAAAGTAATTACCGGTAGGTTGTCAGCTGTTGGTATAGTTCTTGATCTTGATGATAATCCTCATCTAGTATTTGAAAGCTTAAATGCGAAAGGACGTACGTTAACTCAGTCTGACTTAATCCGAAACTATTTTTTTATGCGTATTCACGCCAATGAACAAGAGAAATATCACGCGAAGTTTTGGACGCCAATGCAAAATGCTTTAGAAGACAGCCTTACAGAATTTGTTCGTCATTACTTAATGCGGAATGGTGCTTTTGTGAAACAAGGGGATGTTTATTTCACTTTAAAAGATCGTATAGGTCAGGGAAATGCAATCGACGCATTAAAAGATTTATCCCTTTTTGCCGGTTATTACACAAAATTCCTGCATCCTCATTTAGAACAAAATAAGGAACTGCAAAAAGCACTTACACGCTTAAGCCGGATGGAGATTACAACAGCTTATCCATTTTTGTTGAATTGTTATCATGATTTCGCAACAGGCCAGATTTCATCCGATGATTTTTTGCAGATTTTAAAGTTGCTCGAAAATTATCTTGTTCGAAGGTTTGTATGCAATGTGCCAACTAGTCAATTGAATAAGATATTCCCTTTATTGTATGGGCAAGCGCTGAAGAATTCGCCTGTTTTGGTTGATGGCGTCAGGTCTGTTTTACAGACAAGGGGGTATCCGAAAGATAATGAGTTTCGCGCTAGATTACAAGACGCAAAGTTGTACGGTGCTGGGGAACGAGCAGTGAAGACAAAATTTATACTTGAAACTTTAGAGCTTGCTCATGCTCATAAAGAAATTATTGAGTTTGCAGCACTATCTATTGAGCATGTTATGCCACAGACGCTTACCGAGTGGTGGATGGGGCATTTAGGTGATGAATGGCAAGCTGATCATGAATTGTATTTGAATACTATTGGGAATTTGACATTAACTGGTTATAACTCGGAACTATCAAACTTACCTTACCTGATGAAGCGCGAGCAATTGATTAATTCCCACCTTGAGTTAAATAAATTTTTTAGCGCATACCCGGCGTGGCGGAGGGCAAATATTGAGGAGCGTTCAAAAATACTTGCAGAGTTATCTGTAACTATATGGCCGTTTTTTGGAGAGGAAGATACTCTCAATGTAACTGGTGACGACGTTACTGGCAAAACTCCCAAATTCGTAACAGTTTTAGGAGAAAGGATTAGTGTTGAGTCTTGGCGAGACGTTCAAGCACAGACATTGATGAAAATCGCGGAATTAGTGCCAGAGTTATTTGTGAACTTGGCTTTGGAATATCCGAGATTTATCAGTAAAGATCCAGCTCGTTTTAGAAGGAATAGGAAACTTGATAATGACTATTATATAGAAGTGAATTTATCTGCAAAAGATGTCTATCGGTTTTGCATCCAAGCCATGGAAGCCATTGGATTAAGTAGTGATGACTGGTTTGTTGAAACAAATTAA
- a CDS encoding CCA tRNA nucleotidyltransferase, with amino-acid sequence MNLADHLVTSLTSDTFELIRLVKADAERLGFPLYIIGGSVRDLMLNSSIKDFDLTVEGDAIKLARSLAKRHGGKVTVHAKFGTAKWFLPKELVHSTEAVDLISARSETYAQPAALPTVQVGSMDGDIRRRDFTINTLAIRLDDPHFGELRDDLNGIEDLKAGIVRVLHPHSFIDDPTRMYRAVRYAERYGFELADDTLALIPEARGFIKELSAQRIRHELDLILEEWSAATALTHLCELDLLRPIHPALTCDKVAHARLADLHTYRGLQHLSPWNVTMGEQMNPSDLGWLLWLMSLSKEEIASLNKRLHFTADLLASLFAVSMMFKDLPEFVGLKPSECVERLESFPVNAVEAMGYVIEDLQVKELFNEYISMWRYVKPHISGDDLKERGLQPGPRYAVILRQLRNAWLDGEIKTEEEEEKLLERLLSLK; translated from the coding sequence ATGAACCTTGCAGATCATCTTGTAACATCGCTGACTTCTGACACATTTGAACTGATTCGCCTTGTAAAAGCCGATGCGGAACGATTGGGGTTTCCTCTATATATCATCGGCGGTTCCGTACGGGACCTGATGCTTAATTCCTCGATAAAAGACTTTGATCTCACCGTGGAGGGGGATGCGATCAAGCTGGCGCGGTCATTGGCTAAAAGGCATGGCGGTAAGGTGACGGTACATGCCAAATTTGGCACTGCCAAGTGGTTTTTGCCGAAAGAATTGGTTCACTCCACCGAAGCCGTGGACTTGATCTCCGCGCGTTCTGAAACCTACGCACAGCCTGCCGCTTTGCCTACTGTGCAAGTGGGAAGCATGGATGGCGACATTCGCCGCCGTGACTTCACGATCAATACGCTTGCCATTCGCCTCGATGACCCTCACTTTGGCGAACTACGCGATGACCTGAATGGCATTGAGGATTTAAAGGCGGGTATTGTTCGAGTTTTGCACCCCCATTCTTTTATTGATGATCCCACACGTATGTATCGTGCTGTCCGTTATGCGGAGCGATATGGATTCGAATTAGCCGACGATACACTGGCGCTGATCCCTGAAGCACGTGGATTCATTAAGGAGCTTTCTGCCCAGCGCATCCGCCATGAATTGGATTTGATCCTCGAAGAATGGAGCGCCGCGACTGCGCTCACGCATCTTTGTGAACTGGACCTGCTCAGACCGATCCATCCCGCTTTGACCTGTGACAAGGTCGCTCATGCTCGTCTTGCGGATTTGCATACGTATCGCGGCTTGCAACATCTTTCTCCGTGGAATGTGACGATGGGGGAGCAGATGAATCCGTCTGATCTAGGCTGGTTACTTTGGCTGATGTCTTTATCGAAAGAAGAGATCGCCTCCCTGAATAAACGTCTCCACTTCACCGCGGACTTGCTCGCCTCATTGTTTGCCGTATCCATGATGTTCAAAGACTTGCCAGAATTCGTTGGCTTGAAACCCAGCGAATGCGTGGAGCGGTTGGAGTCTTTCCCGGTCAACGCCGTGGAAGCGATGGGCTACGTGATCGAAGACCTGCAAGTGAAAGAACTCTTCAACGAATACATTTCCATGTGGCGTTACGTCAAGCCGCATATCTCTGGCGATGACCTCAAAGAACGCGGCCTTCAACCAGGACCACGCTATGCGGTGATCCTACGTCAGCTCCGCAACGCATGGCTGGATGGAGAAATAAAGACGGAAGAGGAAGAAGAGAAGTTGCTTGAGAGATTGCTAAGTCTAAAGTAA